One genomic window of Nitrosomonas sp. Is35 includes the following:
- a CDS encoding porin, translating to MKKKLISLAVAGALAAPMVASAQGTNVTLFGSVQAEYATVNKEGQSSQAHIGDDTGRSRWGMHVTENLGAGLKAKAHVEYGFSTGSGALGIARERWVGLANDNWGEVKFGRVQSPFKDFAGGMTIDPFAYTTLQASGSGGTMSASANGLGSGANGFVNSAARYDSPKVEGFSFSGILMPGDSNRLDPANVIVPSGSFAGSQSNSGGEDGEWDFQVAGKYEAQFQGHNLAVFGGYSRDNLSTRQRTGNAGYPALVNNEHIWRGGASWSFQNFKLNGQYENINNAVGAATCTNAGMLGNPATGSPDSRGQCNSAMNWGGDGNIWFAGGQYDWGNTSFIAQGGMTNAHGLAGGASRREVSSFTVGAIHHLSKRSSLFGGYQRAMVDDRNAVFRDSNTYSIGMRHNF from the coding sequence ATGAAGAAGAAACTTATTTCGTTGGCAGTAGCCGGTGCACTTGCAGCTCCGATGGTTGCATCAGCACAAGGAACAAACGTAACACTGTTTGGTAGTGTACAAGCTGAATATGCAACAGTGAACAAAGAAGGTCAAAGTAGCCAGGCTCATATCGGTGACGATACAGGTCGTTCCAGATGGGGTATGCACGTTACCGAAAATTTGGGTGCCGGCTTGAAAGCAAAAGCGCATGTTGAGTATGGTTTTAGTACAGGCAGCGGCGCTCTGGGTATTGCGCGTGAGCGTTGGGTTGGATTGGCCAATGACAATTGGGGTGAAGTAAAATTTGGCCGTGTTCAATCACCATTTAAAGATTTCGCTGGTGGTATGACCATTGATCCATTCGCATATACAACTCTCCAAGCATCAGGTAGTGGCGGTACTATGTCAGCATCAGCAAATGGTCTGGGATCAGGAGCAAATGGCTTCGTAAATAGCGCAGCTCGCTATGACTCACCTAAAGTCGAAGGTTTTAGCTTCTCAGGTATATTAATGCCAGGTGACTCTAACAGATTAGATCCTGCAAATGTTATCGTTCCATCGGGTAGCTTTGCTGGAAGTCAGTCAAATTCAGGTGGTGAAGATGGTGAATGGGACTTCCAAGTTGCAGGTAAATACGAAGCTCAATTCCAAGGTCATAATTTAGCCGTATTTGGTGGTTATTCTCGTGATAATCTCAGCACCCGTCAAAGAACAGGCAACGCAGGTTATCCAGCTTTAGTTAACAACGAGCATATCTGGCGTGGTGGTGCATCATGGAGCTTCCAAAACTTCAAGTTGAATGGCCAGTATGAAAATATTAACAATGCCGTAGGTGCAGCTACTTGTACCAATGCTGGTATGTTAGGTAACCCAGCAACGGGCTCACCTGATTCACGTGGACAATGCAACTCAGCGATGAACTGGGGCGGTGACGGTAACATCTGGTTTGCGGGCGGTCAATATGACTGGGGTAATACCAGCTTTATCGCTCAAGGCGGTATGACAAATGCACATGGGTTAGCAGGTGGTGCATCACGCCGCGAAGTGAGCAGCTTTACCGTTGGTGCTATACATCATCTCAGCAAACGTTCTAGCCTCTTTGGCGGTTATCAGCGCGCAATGGTTGATGATAGAAACGCTGTATTCAGAGATAGCAACACCTATAGCATAGGTATGCGTCACAACTTCTAA
- a CDS encoding HypC/HybG/HupF family hydrogenase formation chaperone, with protein MCLAIPACVEQLTAQNHAIVNLSGVRKEISLALVEDIVPGDYVIVHVGFALQKLDPLEAERTLAMFAEISALDNNLL; from the coding sequence ATGTGCCTTGCTATTCCTGCTTGTGTCGAACAATTGACTGCGCAAAATCATGCCATCGTAAATCTCAGCGGCGTGCGCAAAGAAATTTCACTGGCATTGGTTGAAGATATTGTTCCCGGAGATTACGTCATCGTACATGTTGGTTTTGCGCTACAAAAGCTGGATCCGCTGGAAGCGGAGCGCACCTTGGCGATGTTCGCCGAAATATCGGCGCTCGATAACAATCTTTTATGA
- a CDS encoding L,D-transpeptidase → MHNSARADNSVWIDVDTIEHTLSVMQGNTVQAVFKNVAIGRFGTTWSKMTKDDKTPLGRFKIGWVNEKSRYYRFFGLNYPNLDTAKRALEENRIDEDTWLSILAAKSMGKTPPQNTPLGGHIGIHGIGRGDREIHHQYNWTNGCIALTNEQIDQLGKWIRPGVWVNIR, encoded by the coding sequence ATGCACAATTCAGCGCGTGCGGATAATAGCGTGTGGATCGACGTGGATACCATTGAACACACTTTGTCTGTGATGCAGGGAAATACTGTTCAAGCGGTATTTAAAAATGTAGCGATTGGGCGTTTCGGTACGACATGGTCAAAAATGACAAAAGACGATAAAACGCCGCTGGGTAGATTCAAGATTGGCTGGGTCAATGAGAAAAGCCGTTATTATCGGTTTTTTGGCCTTAATTATCCGAATCTTGATACTGCAAAACGCGCACTGGAGGAAAATAGGATCGATGAAGATACTTGGTTATCAATCTTGGCGGCAAAAAGTATGGGTAAGACACCACCTCAGAATACACCGCTGGGCGGCCATATCGGCATACATGGGATTGGCAGGGGTGATCGAGAGATTCATCATCAGTATAATTGGACGAACGGCTGCATTGCGTTGACGAATGAGCAAATCGATCAGCTCGGCAAATGGATCAGACCCGGTGTATGGGTGAATATTCGTTAG
- a CDS encoding Lpp/OprI family alanine-zipper lipoprotein, protein MKGKIQHPVRMLTLAAIAGAIIGLTGCATTGQLEELQNKVNADIAAVKADAAAAKAAADAANAKANDALRIADEANRRSIDTESKIDRMFKKAMHK, encoded by the coding sequence ATGAAAGGAAAAATCCAGCATCCAGTTCGCATGTTAACACTGGCAGCAATTGCAGGCGCTATTATTGGGTTGACAGGATGTGCGACGACAGGTCAATTAGAAGAACTGCAAAATAAAGTGAATGCTGATATTGCGGCTGTAAAAGCTGACGCAGCTGCAGCAAAAGCAGCGGCAGATGCAGCTAACGCTAAAGCAAATGATGCGCTGCGTATTGCGGACGAAGCAAACAGACGTTCAATAGATACAGAATCCAAAATCGATCGCATGTTCAAAAAAGCAATGCATAAGTAA
- a CDS encoding L,D-transpeptidase family protein, with the protein MRKSSLLLFAILNLIAAFPIKAETWVLPPSDIDVFGQIRTTHASSAETLLDIARQYDIGQIEILLANPNVDRWLPQDGAEVILPSRYIIPHGDRKGLLLNLPEMRIYYFPEPKKGEKPMIITHPVGIGRMDWITPLGTTKIVDKKKDPTWIPPKSLQMDRIANGEQPYPSIVPPGPTNPLGRHAMRLGISSGSYLIHGTIKPFGVGMRVSAGCVRMYPEDIEALFDKVPVGTAVQIVNQPIKLGWLLDSLFIELHPPLEEDEGKYANYKHMIVTAINDFLALKSSKRTIPVDFEIDQEALKQAIMEKSGMPVLISRSTAQAQLHTQNSH; encoded by the coding sequence ATGCGTAAATCTTCTTTGCTTCTCTTTGCAATACTGAATTTGATCGCCGCTTTTCCAATTAAAGCTGAAACATGGGTACTCCCACCCTCTGATATTGATGTTTTTGGCCAAATACGAACAACACATGCAAGCAGTGCGGAAACACTACTCGATATCGCACGCCAATACGATATTGGTCAAATTGAAATTCTACTGGCCAATCCCAATGTAGATCGATGGTTACCCCAGGATGGCGCAGAGGTTATTCTACCTAGCCGCTATATCATTCCTCACGGCGACCGCAAGGGATTATTGCTTAACTTGCCTGAAATGAGAATTTATTATTTCCCGGAACCTAAAAAAGGTGAAAAACCAATGATTATTACACACCCGGTCGGCATCGGCAGAATGGACTGGATAACCCCCTTGGGAACAACAAAAATAGTTGATAAAAAGAAAGACCCCACCTGGATACCGCCGAAATCTCTCCAAATGGACAGAATTGCCAATGGGGAACAACCCTATCCCAGTATAGTTCCGCCAGGCCCCACGAATCCCTTAGGACGGCACGCCATGCGCTTAGGTATCAGTAGTGGCAGTTATCTGATACACGGAACAATCAAACCATTTGGTGTCGGTATGCGCGTTTCCGCAGGATGTGTTCGCATGTATCCGGAAGACATAGAAGCACTCTTTGATAAAGTCCCGGTGGGAACAGCAGTGCAAATAGTGAATCAACCCATTAAGCTTGGCTGGTTACTGGACTCGCTTTTCATTGAACTTCACCCGCCATTAGAAGAAGACGAAGGGAAATACGCCAACTATAAGCACATGATAGTTACCGCCATCAATGATTTTCTCGCATTAAAAAGCAGCAAAAGAACCATACCCGTAGATTTTGAAATCGACCAAGAAGCACTAAAGCAAGCGATCATGGAAAAAAGTGGCATGCCTGTGCTGATCTCTCGCTCTACTGCACAAGCCCAATTACACACGCAAAACAGCCATTAA
- the hypD gene encoding hydrogenase formation protein HypD produces MKYIDEFRAGALAQQIAAKIASEASPGRDYHFMEFCGGHTHAISRFGIVDLLPGNVHMIHGPGCPVCVLPIGRVENAIHLAQMPGLILCSYGDMLRIPTANGMSLLKAKAQGADIRMVYSSADAIKIAQENPQRQVVFFAIGFETTTPPTAVAIQQAQALRLNNFTVFCNHVLTPSAISHILQSPEVREFGLVPLDGFIGPAHVSVVIGSQPYEYFAEEFQKPVVIAGFEPLDVMQAILMLIRQINAGYAKVENEFTRAVSREGNRKAQSLVAEVFELRRTFEWRGLGWVPYSALKIKSSYADFDAEQRFRISTTSIADNKACECGAILRGVKRPQDCKIFGTVCTPENPVGSCMVSSEGACAAHYSYGRFRENNHVAAQEN; encoded by the coding sequence ATGAAATATATCGATGAATTTCGCGCAGGCGCTCTGGCACAACAAATTGCTGCAAAAATCGCATCAGAAGCCAGCCCCGGACGCGATTACCATTTCATGGAATTTTGCGGTGGCCATACCCATGCCATTTCGCGTTTCGGTATCGTCGATCTGCTCCCCGGCAATGTGCATATGATTCATGGCCCGGGTTGTCCGGTCTGCGTTTTACCTATCGGCCGCGTGGAAAATGCGATTCACTTGGCACAAATGCCGGGATTGATACTCTGCAGTTACGGGGATATGCTGCGCATACCGACTGCCAATGGGATGAGTTTGTTGAAAGCAAAGGCACAGGGTGCGGATATCCGCATGGTTTACAGCAGCGCGGATGCCATAAAAATCGCCCAGGAAAATCCGCAACGGCAAGTCGTTTTCTTTGCCATCGGCTTCGAAACCACGACACCGCCCACGGCTGTTGCAATCCAACAAGCGCAAGCACTGCGCTTGAATAACTTCACAGTATTCTGCAATCACGTCCTGACACCTTCCGCCATCTCACATATTTTGCAATCCCCGGAAGTCCGTGAGTTTGGATTGGTTCCGCTAGATGGTTTTATCGGACCGGCGCATGTTTCCGTCGTCATCGGCAGCCAGCCGTACGAATATTTCGCCGAGGAATTTCAAAAACCCGTGGTGATAGCAGGTTTTGAGCCGCTCGATGTCATGCAGGCCATCTTAATGCTGATACGCCAAATCAATGCGGGTTACGCCAAGGTAGAAAATGAATTTACCCGCGCGGTTTCTCGGGAAGGCAATCGCAAAGCACAATCGCTTGTCGCCGAAGTGTTCGAATTACGCCGTACATTTGAGTGGCGCGGCTTGGGGTGGGTGCCTTACAGCGCGCTGAAAATCAAATCCAGCTATGCTGATTTTGACGCCGAACAGCGTTTTCGCATTTCCACAACATCCATTGCCGATAACAAAGCCTGCGAGTGTGGTGCTATTCTGCGCGGCGTTAAACGGCCGCAGGATTGCAAAATTTTTGGCACCGTCTGCACGCCCGAAAACCCGGTCGGCTCCTGTATGGTTTCTTCTGAAGGTGCTTGCGCCGCTCATTACAGCTATGGCCGTTTCCGTGAAAATAATCATGTTGCAGCGCAGGAAAATTAA